The genomic stretch AAGGGTAAATACGTGGAACGATATTCGTAACAGTTACAATGTGTTATTTTCTTCAAAAACTATTGTATAGCAGTGGTTTATATTCTGTTTTCATCAATAAATCGACCGTTTGTATTTTACTTTGTAAGATAAATTGCCACAAACATTTTTTCACTATAATTCGTTTTATTTGTGCTAAGACACCCATATTATCTAGCTTTTTTGACTGCTATCGAATCGTTGTATAAGTTTTAAACGTTTGAATGGGATACAGGTCCAAATGTGAGTTGTTTTAGTAGTTTAATTAATCCTATTTTCAGTGAAAAAACAATTTCTTTATAGCATTGGTCTGTTGGCCTTAACATTAACTCTGGTGAGCTGGGGAGGTACTGGTCATCGCAGTATAAATGGACATACTACGTTTTATTTTAATCAGGAACTAAGTGCGTACACCACTTGGTCTAGTGCTCTTCAAAGTCATGCTTCTGATGCTGATAACCGGAAAGATTCTGATCCCACAGAAGGGAAGAAGCACTATATCGACATTGATAACTACTCCGAATACAATCAAAATGGAACTATAATGGAACGGTATGAAGATGCTGTTTCCAAGTATGGCTATAATGTCGGTTCTTGGGGCATCCTTCCTTGGGCAACTATTACAACATACGATACTCTTGTAAAGTGCTTTAGGCGAAATGATTTGAATAAAGCAGTTCTTGTAGCAGCCGATTTAGGACACTACGTGGGCGATGGCCATATGCCATTGCATATTACCGATAACTATGATGGACAGAATACCGGTAATAAGGGTATTCATAGTCGATATGAATCTTCAATGCTTGGTGATTATATTGGGCAAATTACCTATACACAACGTGATATTAGTGTTATTCGTAATGTAAGCCGGTATATATTCGATTATATATACAAAAACAGTAGGTATAAGGATTCAATATTTGCAGCTGACGTATACGCTCAAACCAAGGGCTCTATTAATAGTAATGCATACAATGCCGCCCTGTGGGAGAAAACAGCCACAATTACAAAGGAACTTCTTCCAAATGCGGCCCATGCGCTTGCTGAGTTAATTTATACGGCATTCATCGAGTCAAAATCTACAACAGGCGTGGAGGAGATGGTTTCAACAAAGTCTATCTCAATAGATAAGTGTTTCCCAAATCCTTTCTCGTCTTCTACATCTATTCACTATACTTTGGCAAAGTACTCAAATGTTGAAATGTTGGTGATTGATAGTAGAGGGCAACTGGTTGCCAACTTAGCTTCGGGTGTTATGAGCGAAGGCACACACGAGGTGGAATGGCATCCCACTTCTGTTTCTGCTGGTATATACTTCCTTGTGGCTCGTTCCGACAATTTTGTTGAAACTCAGAAGTTAGTCGTTGTTCGATAAAATATTTGTGATAACATGTAAAGGAGCCCTAAAGTGGCTCCTTTTTTTGTGACTTTCCGAATCATTATTTATTGCAGTAGTAATTGCGGTGTAGTATAGTCGAAAGAATAAAGGTCATTCTGTCTATATATCGGAAATGTATTGCAGACAATGGGCTAATATAAACCATATTGGTGCGAATAACTATATGGTGGTGGTTTCTTGTTGCTATTCGCGCATGGAATGGTATTGATATATAATAAACTAACTCCTAGTTACGGTTCTATTTGTAAGTTTTTAAAATCTTTCAGCTGAGCATACCGTTCTGCTAGCGATTGTATGGTTTCCGTTGTTACTAGGTCGTTTATTGCTTTACGGATGGGGGCATACCGTTCGTGCAGCGGACATGGATTGGTGCAATCGCACTTCTTAAAACCAAACCCGCACCCGGTTAAGGTGCTATCGCCCTCTATTGCATTTATTAGATCCTTAATTGGAAGATCTGCTTTCTCTTTGTCAAAAAAGAAGCCGCCGCCTTTGCCCCTTGTGGAAGAAACAAACCCATTTTTCACCATTCGTTGCAGCGTTTTGCCTGTGAAAAATTGCGGTGCATCAATTTCTCTTGCTATCTCTATAATTCCAGGTTTTCTATTGATGTTGTTTTGCGCCTGAATATAAACCAAGCCTCGCATCGCATATTCTGTCTCCTTGTTAAACATCCCGTTCCTTTTATTTAATAGCAAAAATACAAAATAAAAGATAGTTGACAACTAAAAGACCTTTTTGTCTTTAATTAAAAATATTTCATATATTTGCCTTCATAATTCTTAACAATAACTCTTATGAACAATAAACTAATGGCGACAGCATCGCTAGGCGAAATTGTAGCCAATGATTTTAGAACAGCTTTAGTATTCAAGGAAAACGGTATTGACTTTTGCTGTGGTGGCAAAAAAACGCTTAAAGAGGCATGCGATGAAAAAGCATTAGACACCAATATTATTGCACAAAAGTTGGAGGCAGTGCAAGTTGATTCGGCAAGCCCATCGCAAAATTTTAAGGACTGGGATTTAGGCTTCTTGGCAGACTATATTGTAAACAACCACCATAAGTATGTAATTAAAACCCTTCCTGAGCTGGTTTTTTACACCGAAAAAATTGCAAAGGTTCACGGTGAACGCCACCCGGAGCTGATTGAAGTTGCCGATTTGTTCGGGAAAATTAATGCCGAGTTAGTGCAACATCTTCAAAAAGAGGAGGAGATTCTTTTTCCGGCTATTAAGGAGGTGTTAAAAAGCAATTCAGTCTCGGCAAAGGCAACGGTAGCTTCAGAAATTGGCAGAATGAGCAGCGAGCATGAGTTTGCCGGAGGGGCTATGGATAAGATAAATGAGCTAACTAATGGATATGTAGTTCCTGACGATGCGTGTAATACCTATACTGTTTCGCTAAAGTTACTCCAGCAATTTGAAGACGATTTACATATCCATATTCACCTCGAAAACAACATACTATATCCGAAGTCTTTGGCTCTTTAGTTCAAATCTAATTATCCAAAACTTAAATTGTTTTCATACTATGACAACAGCAACAGCAAATTTAGAAAACGACCATATACACATACTTAGGCTAGTAGATGTTATGGAGCGCATTACCCATCTGGCTGAGGTTAATGTTGCGCATCTCGAAAACATTGTTGACCTGATACGAAACTTTGCCGACGGGCTTCACCATGCAAAGGAAGAACAAATGCTCTTTCCCAAAATGGTAGAAAAAGGTTTTTCCTTTGAGCAAGGCCCCGTTTGCGCTATGATGCACGACCACAAGGAAGGTAGAGCCTTCGTGGCTGGAATGGCAAACGCTATTGCACAGTATAAGTCAGGTAATCAAGGCGCATTAATGGATATTTTCAAGAATATGAAAGGCTATATCGAACTTCTCAGAGCGCATATTTCAAAAGAGAACAATGTTCTTTTCCGAATGGCCGATAGAGCATTTTCTGAAGAAGAACAGCTGTTTCTGTTAAGCCAATTTAAAAATGCAGAAACCGACTCAGCGCATGGAGGAGTTGTAAATAACTCTATTGCTCAGATAAATAGTCTTGCAATGTTTTATAATGTTCCATAACGTAAACCTTTATAATAGTCTAATTGGATGTGGAGAGAAAGAATTTTGTGAATCTGTTAAGCATATATCTTGATATCGTTTATCTGACGCTTCGGTACAACAGAATATTCATCCAGCGCCTGAACGGTCAGACAGCAGTGATTCACTGCAAAAATCACAGTATAGTGTGATAGTAGGTTAATTTCAGGAATTGCTGTTCTGTATTAACTTAAAAATCAAATTATAGTGTGATTTTTCTTTTGTAATTGGAGAATATGACACCAATCTAAAGCCAATTTTATCGATTTCGCTACACGATTAGGTGTAACCGAAGGTAGGACTGAAGTATTATTAACTCCTAATATTTATTTTCCAATACAAAACTTCGAGAATATATTGCCAAGAACCTCATCGTTAGTTATTTCGCCAGTAATGGTACCCAAGTAGTGTAATACCTCTCTTATATCTTGCGAAAGTAGATCGTTTGGGAGATTGTTGGAAAGCCCTGCTAGTGCTCGCTCTATACCAATTTTGACCTGATTAAGCGCCTCAAAATGTCTTGCATTGCTCACCAATACGTCGCCGTGGAGTTTCGTCGTGTCCATCACCACATTTGTAAGAGCGGTATGCAGTTCGTTTAGATTGCTGCCATCCTTTGCCGAAATGGTAATGACTTGGATGGCCGTTTTAATTTGCTTGGCAATTAACTGCTCCACGATGGTACTGCTGGCTTTATCTGCCTTATTAAGCAGTGCGAGAATCGTTTTTCCATTCAACCCAAATCGATTCACAATTTCATTGAGAAAGTCAACTTCATCCTGAGCATTTGCCGTGAGATCAAGCAGTGCTATAATAACGGACGCTCCCTCCATCTTTTGAAAGCTGCGCTCAATTCCCATTGTTTCAATTGTGTCCTGACTTTCGCGGATTCCGGCTGTATCAATCAATCGGAAACCAATTCCGTTAATCACGATTAGGTCCTCAATGGAATCGCGGGTGGTACCAGCAATTTCCGAAACAATTGCGCGCTCTTCTTTTAGCAACGTGTTTAGAAGCGTGGACTTACCTGCATTGGGTTTTCCCGCAATGGCCACTGGTATACCTTTCTTTATGGCATTGCCGAGGGAAAATGATTCGGTTAAACTTTTTGCGTATGCCGCAATTTCGAGCATAAGGTTTCGAAGCAAGGATCGCTCGGCAAACTCTACATCCTCTTCACCAAAGTCGAGCTCAAGCTCAAGCAGGGATACAAAGTTCAACAGCTTTTCACGTAGTTGATGTATCTCGTTCGATAAATTTCCTTTAAGTTGGTTGAGCGCCAATCGGTGATTAGCCTCTGAATCTGAGGCAATAAGATCGGCAACTGCTTCAGCCTGAGATAAATCTAGTTTCCCATTTAAAAAGGCTCGAAGTGTATACTCTCCGGGTTGAGCCATGCGAGCCCCAACCTCAATAAATCGCTGAAGAATTTGCTGCTGGATGTATGAGGAACCGTGGCAGCTTATTTCGGCGGAATCTTCGCCGGTGTAGGAGTGAGGTGCACGAAATAGTGAAACTAGCACCTCATCAATGAGGCTATCATTATGGTCTACAATTGTGCCGAAGTGAATTGTGTTTCCTTTTTGAGCGACCAGCGTTTTTCCATTCTTGGCAGAAATGAATACTTTGTCAACCAATTCAATGGCTCCTTTTCCACTAACTCTTATAATGGCAATGGCACCAACTCCTGCTGGGGTAGCAATGGCTGTAATAACTGCGTTATCCATGGATTTATTTTTCACAAAAATAGTCAAGTTATACGATTCAAAGAAAATGTGATCAGAGATTGATGACAGGTGCGTTTTTATAGTCTTTCAATGATTAGGCATACTGTGTGTTGAGTGGTTTTTATTATCAAAATAATATTGTAGAAAATTTGTTTTGCCCTATCGTTTATGGATTATGAAATTTATCATCTTGTTCGTGCACCTTCTTTTGCATAGACTTTAAACATTATTAACTTTTGGCTGTTTAATTTCCATTATAGTTAAATGATTCTCGAATTTTAATCGTAATATTAACCTATCACCATCAAAGTAAGCATATGAGCGTATTGGTCAACAAACATTCGAAAGTACTAGTGCATGGGTTTACCGGCTCGGAGGGAACCTTTCATGCCCAGCAGATGATTGAATACGGTACCAACGTTGTGGGAGGGGTTACCCCAGGAAAAGGTGGCCAATCACACCTCAATCTTCCTGTCTTTAATACAGCCAAGGAGGCTGTTCAAATTACTGGTGCCGATGTATCGATAATCTTTGTGCCACCTGCTTATGCTGCTGATTCTATTCTGGAAGCTGCCGATGCCGGTGTAAAACTGATTGTTGCCATTACTGAGGGTATTCCCACTTCGGATATGGTTAAGGTTAAGGAATTTTTAGCGGGGAAACCCGATGTAACCCTTGTTGGGCCAAATTGCCCTGGCGTTATTACTCCTGGAGAAGCCAAGGTGGGCATTATGCCTGGCTTTATTCATAAGAAGGGCACTGTCGGTATAGTTTCTCGTTCTGGAACATTGACATACGAGGCAGTAGATCAGATAACTAAAGAGGGGCTAGGCCAAAGCACTTGCATTGGAATTGGGGGCGACCCAATTATTGGAACTACTACCCTTGATGCGGTAAAGTTATTAATGGCCGATGCTGCAACTCAGGGAATTGTAATGATAGGTGAAATCGGTGGAACGATGGAGACTGATGCTGCTCGATGGATTAAGGAGCATGGCACTAAACCTGTGGTTGGATTTATTGCAGGTCAAACTGCGCCAAAAGGACGAAGAATGGGTCATGCTGGTGCTATAATTGGTGGTGCGGAGGATACTGCTGCTGCCAAAATGAAAATTATGCGCGAGTGTGGGATTTCGGTTGTTGAATCGCCTGCCGACTTGGGCAAGACTATGGCTGCATTGCTCAAATAGCTATAGCTGAATTGCTGTATTAATAGCCTCAATTCTCACGGATTGGGGCTATTTCTATTTGGCGAATAAAGGTAATTAGTAGTAATCTAGGTTATTACTCTGATAGAACATTACTGTTTTTAGCAAATAGTTCAGTCGATAAATCACAAGTCAGCAGTGATTATACTGAAATTCTTCTCACCAATTTTGCCGTCATTATTTACTCCTTTTGCTATTTTTGCAAAAAAACTATCCCTTGAAAACTATTCAAGACGTAGAGTCAAACCTTCAAGTATCGAGTAAAAAAGCGGTTATAAGCGTTGCACAGGCGGTGGAAGCGAATATCTTATTAGCCGAAGAGTTATTTGAATTGGCTATCAGCAATCGACAGCCTCTTGCTTGGCGTGCGGCTTGGACATTCAGCTATCTGGCCGATTGTAACTCTCCAATTTTTGAACGCTATATCCCTCGTATTATTAATGCGCTACTGCACATAAGTCATCATGGTCAGCGAGGTTGCTTTTATAGAATGCTGAGCCACAGCAAATTTAAGGCAGAGGAGTATAGTGAACTACTCGATTTTTCCATTGATATTCTTCTTAAGCCAACAATTCGTGCCTCGCATAAGTTTTATTGCCTCGATGTGCTTGAAAAATTTGCTGTGCAGATTCCTGAACTCAGGGGTGAATTAATAATGGTGGTTGAAGCGGCATTGCCAAACTTTGAAACAGAAACACTGAAGCGTAAGGGAAATAGTTGGCTAAGTAAAATGACGAACATTAGACCGTGAAAATAAAGTATTTTAGTTAAAATATTATTGATCAATTATCTACTAAATAGGTTTGCATGTCTGTTAAAGGAAGAATAATTCCGATGATCTCTCCTTCTTGTTTCTTTTCATA from Williamwhitmania taraxaci encodes the following:
- the ric gene encoding iron-sulfur cluster repair di-iron protein → MNNKLMATASLGEIVANDFRTALVFKENGIDFCCGGKKTLKEACDEKALDTNIIAQKLEAVQVDSASPSQNFKDWDLGFLADYIVNNHHKYVIKTLPELVFYTEKIAKVHGERHPELIEVADLFGKINAELVQHLQKEEEILFPAIKEVLKSNSVSAKATVASEIGRMSSEHEFAGGAMDKINELTNGYVVPDDACNTYTVSLKLLQQFEDDLHIHIHLENNILYPKSLAL
- a CDS encoding RrF2 family transcriptional regulator, with the translated sequence MFNKETEYAMRGLVYIQAQNNINRKPGIIEIAREIDAPQFFTGKTLQRMVKNGFVSSTRGKGGGFFFDKEKADLPIKDLINAIEGDSTLTGCGFGFKKCDCTNPCPLHERYAPIRKAINDLVTTETIQSLAERYAQLKDFKNLQIEP
- the mnmE gene encoding tRNA uridine-5-carboxymethylaminomethyl(34) synthesis GTPase MnmE, yielding MDNAVITAIATPAGVGAIAIIRVSGKGAIELVDKVFISAKNGKTLVAQKGNTIHFGTIVDHNDSLIDEVLVSLFRAPHSYTGEDSAEISCHGSSYIQQQILQRFIEVGARMAQPGEYTLRAFLNGKLDLSQAEAVADLIASDSEANHRLALNQLKGNLSNEIHQLREKLLNFVSLLELELDFGEEDVEFAERSLLRNLMLEIAAYAKSLTESFSLGNAIKKGIPVAIAGKPNAGKSTLLNTLLKEERAIVSEIAGTTRDSIEDLIVINGIGFRLIDTAGIRESQDTIETMGIERSFQKMEGASVIIALLDLTANAQDEVDFLNEIVNRFGLNGKTILALLNKADKASSTIVEQLIAKQIKTAIQVITISAKDGSNLNELHTALTNVVMDTTKLHGDVLVSNARHFEALNQVKIGIERALAGLSNNLPNDLLSQDIREVLHYLGTITGEITNDEVLGNIFSKFCIGK
- a CDS encoding T9SS type A sorting domain-containing protein, whose translation is MKKQFLYSIGLLALTLTLVSWGGTGHRSINGHTTFYFNQELSAYTTWSSALQSHASDADNRKDSDPTEGKKHYIDIDNYSEYNQNGTIMERYEDAVSKYGYNVGSWGILPWATITTYDTLVKCFRRNDLNKAVLVAADLGHYVGDGHMPLHITDNYDGQNTGNKGIHSRYESSMLGDYIGQITYTQRDISVIRNVSRYIFDYIYKNSRYKDSIFAADVYAQTKGSINSNAYNAALWEKTATITKELLPNAAHALAELIYTAFIESKSTTGVEEMVSTKSISIDKCFPNPFSSSTSIHYTLAKYSNVEMLVIDSRGQLVANLASGVMSEGTHEVEWHPTSVSAGIYFLVARSDNFVETQKLVVVR
- the sucD gene encoding succinate--CoA ligase subunit alpha translates to MSVLVNKHSKVLVHGFTGSEGTFHAQQMIEYGTNVVGGVTPGKGGQSHLNLPVFNTAKEAVQITGADVSIIFVPPAYAADSILEAADAGVKLIVAITEGIPTSDMVKVKEFLAGKPDVTLVGPNCPGVITPGEAKVGIMPGFIHKKGTVGIVSRSGTLTYEAVDQITKEGLGQSTCIGIGGDPIIGTTTLDAVKLLMADAATQGIVMIGEIGGTMETDAARWIKEHGTKPVVGFIAGQTAPKGRRMGHAGAIIGGAEDTAAAKMKIMRECGISVVESPADLGKTMAALLK
- a CDS encoding hemerythrin domain-containing protein, with the protein product MTTATANLENDHIHILRLVDVMERITHLAEVNVAHLENIVDLIRNFADGLHHAKEEQMLFPKMVEKGFSFEQGPVCAMMHDHKEGRAFVAGMANAIAQYKSGNQGALMDIFKNMKGYIELLRAHISKENNVLFRMADRAFSEEEQLFLLSQFKNAETDSAHGGVVNNSIAQINSLAMFYNVP